Genomic window (Drosophila ananassae strain 14024-0371.13 chromosome 3L, ASM1763931v2, whole genome shotgun sequence):
GCCGATTCCTGCTGGAGTTCCGTAACTGAGAACTCCATTTCACTGGGCGCTATGGCCTTTGGAGCGCGCAGGAAAATGGGTAGGAATTGCTTGAAGCCAGCGACAGAAGCCTTTCCCTGATCCTTTAGACTTTTAAGCATCAGTTCAGTGAGGCGCTTTCGAGGACGTTGAAGTTTCTCCAGCTGTTCCTCAATTCCTGGAATTTAGGGGTATctttagaagaaaataactCTTTAAATATAAAGATATTCACCAGAAAAGTCGTTGGACCTCCAGCGGATATCCACGTTGGGCAGCTTGATCATCTCACGCAGCTCTTTAATGGTAAAGGCAGCTTGTAGAGGCCCTCTTCTTCCAACAAGATGCACTCGCTCCACTTGGCTTCGGGACAGTGCTTCTAAAGCGTACTCCGTGGTGTCTGTAGTCTACGGGAAAATAAAAGTTACAAATGGTATTCAAGTATTTTATATACTAAGCCACCTTAAGTGTGTCTAGAGGACTGAGAAGCATGCGCGCCACATCCACTGCCACATTTCCCTGACCCACAATGGTCACATCGCGTCCACTCAGATCCGGCGACAGATTCTCCGCTCCCGGCAAGCCATTATACCAGGCCACAAAACTCCGTGCGGATATAACGTTTCCCTGCCGCTCGTTCTCCAGCTCCAGTTCCCGATCCTGATCAGCTCCATAGGTGAGCAGAACGGCGTGATAACGATCGCGTAGATCCTGAAGGGTCACATCCACGCCCAGTGAGACATTACCAAAGTATCGCAGACGCGGATGCTCGGCTGTCTTGGTGAAGGTGTTGATGACGTTCTTGACCTCCGGGTGATCGGGCGCAACGCCAAAGCTGCAATGTCAATTTGCATAATGGGACAAGTCGTTAGTGGATAGCGTAACACGCAACCGGGTGAAGATAAAAGCTACTG
Coding sequences:
- the LOC6495267 gene encoding NADPH:adrenodoxin oxidoreductase, mitochondrial; this encodes MGSNLLNIWRRGLHTSSSRWQVFQTTTPTKRICIVGAGPAGFYAAQQLLKKLDDCVVDVLEKLPVPFGLVRFGVAPDHPEVKNVINTFTKTAEHPRLRYFGNVSLGVDVTLQDLRDRYHAVLLTYGADQDRELELENERQGNVISARSFVAWYNGLPGAENLSPDLSGRDVTIVGQGNVAVDVARMLLSPLDTLKTTDTTEYALEALSRSQVERVHLVGRRGPLQAAFTIKELREMIKLPNVDIRWRSNDFSGIEEQLEKLQRPRKRLTELMLKSLKDQGKASVAGFKQFLPIFLRAPKAIAPSEMEFSVTELQQESAVATSATERLPSDLILRSIGYKSSCVDSGINFDARKGNVRNSEGRVLKDETSGKVDPGLYVAGWLGTGPTGVILTTMSGAFAVAKNICDDIASKALDTSSAKPGFEADDKQIITWDGWKRIDAFETEAGKAKGKPREKIVNIEEMLRIAGA